A stretch of the Theileria equi strain WA chromosome 1, complete sequence genome encodes the following:
- a CDS encoding hypothetical protein (encoded by transcript BEWA_029900A) has product MLQFMKHDGDSKWYYSRDKNGRDWRTLGNTGGFYNDDRPTEKLSEKLDEVACSIGIGVTMNLTHGKHKSGEPYCCGRKHDGQPGPPTDGEVANTIPYFKHEIELGTELSGIKYNDGGASRKNIVLNGHKFPIPGSFNVYAFYCGNNPVLIYVDSSGSPPVKSWFKQGSSDEWEKVEDLGDTMPDNIKSCKGNKEFSALVKELDCPDYKECTEPILSSPAKLGASKVDKAEVDSQPRDTEGGLWKTVIDAARPLINIGLGGSALAGLYGTTAALGLAKSLLDPPPLGQDGIQREEVPAADLSDQVPDTESETKILLQGTPVAQMAEDAIDGERLKEHLSAHRSASLGPSGPQGPSGNEEAAPPDSSASEFTPQPAALAGVVTGLSSWAISGISSGTLAGTGATFFGGWKLYNRSNGDSWILYTCILWKIMNKLSYMSVIYVD; this is encoded by the coding sequence ATGCTCCAGTTTATGAAGCATGATGGAGATTCAAAGTGGTATTATAGTAGAGACAAGAATGGTAGAGACTGGAGAACTCTAGGTAATACTGGTGGATTCTATAATGATGATAGGCCTACCGAGAAACTTTCCGAAAAACTAGATGAGGTAGCATGTTCCATTGGTATTGGTGTTACCATGAATCTAACTCATGGTAAACATAAGTCCGGAGAACCATACTGTTGCGGTAGGAAACATGATGGACAACCTGGTCCACCTACCGATGGGGAAGTAGCTAATACTATTCCTTACTTCAAGCATGAGATTGAGCTTGGAACTGAACTCTCTGGCATCAAGTATAACGATGGAGGTGCTAGTAGAAAAAATATAGTTTTAAATGGACACAAATTCCCTATCCCTGGCTCATTCAATGTTTATGCCTTCTACTGTGGAAATAATCCAGTTCTTATTTATGTTGATTCATCTGGGAGCCCTCCAGTTAAGAGCTGGTTCAAACAGGGGAGTAGCGATGAGTGGGAAAAGGTAGAAGATCTCGGGGATACAATGCCAGATAACATAAAAAGCTGTAAGGGTAACAAGGAATTTAGTGCACTTGTGAAGGAACTAGATTGTCCAGACtataaagaatgtactGAACCCATTCTATCCTCACCTGCTAAACTTGGTGCTAGTAAAGTTGATAAAGCTGAAGTGGATAGTCAACCTAGAGATACTGAAGGAGGACTGTGGAAAACAGTTATTGACGCTGCTCGTCCTCTTATTAATATTGGACTAGGTGGATCAGCTCTTGCTGGACTGTATGGTACAACCGCAGCTCTTGGACTGGCTAAGAGCCTTCTAGACCCTCCACCTCTTGGACAGGATGGAAttcaacgtgaggaagtTCCCGCagctgacttatctgaccaggttcctgataccGAGTCtgagacaaagattctcctacaaggtactccagtggctcaaatggctgaagatgccatagatggtgaaagactAAAAGAACATCTTTCTGCTCATCGCTCTGCTTCTCTTGGTCCTTCTGGACCTCAAGGACCTTCTGGTAATGAAGAAGCTGCTCCTCCTGATTCTTCTGCTTCTGAATTTACTCCTCAACCTGCTGCTCTTGCTGGAGTTGTTACTGGTCTAAGCTCATGGGCTATCTCTGGTATATCCTCTGGCACCCTTGCCGGAACTGGCGCAACATTCTTTGGAGGctggaaactttataatcgtTCTAATGGAGACTCATGGATATTATACACTTGCATCCTATGGAAAATTATGAACAAGCTATCATATATGAGCGTTATATATGTGGATTAA
- a CDS encoding U2 small nuclear ribonucleoprotein A, putative (encoded by transcript BEWA_029920A) encodes MKLSTETILQSGHGLSPTGDRTLYLRDSRISVLANLGATKDDYDCIDLSNNDIIKLENFPLLPRLKTLVS; translated from the exons ATGAAGCTCAGCACAGAGACAATTCTCCAATCTGGGCATGGCCTCTCCCCGACTGGAGATCGGACCCTCTACCTTCGAG ACTCGAGGATTTCGGTACTGGCGAACCTGGGAGCCACCAAAGACGACTACGACTGCATAGATTTGAGCAACAACGACATCATAAAGCTCGAAAACTTTCCCCTTCTTCCACGGCTCAAGACTTTGGTAAGTTAA
- a CDS encoding hypothetical protein (encoded by transcript BEWA_029930A), which translates to MSAGVLTLNVDGKCGKECNCTGGQSIAKLKVSKEPDTPVKGFTKCMHYLEGGSTFKLNKTLAGDGGTISATVGSPDAPIPNVTEVSIYYWDGAPDRPILIGITKKSSSGKPTFYGKNGTGGHLSWLAGQVRDLEEQQALDKQNCYNNDAIPFNIKDSRTGDFEESKTTCMQKSRKIKSTTSLPDPPPGSEYAVTSFRITDTSGKDKETKISRVTYRSKPTDIPPISEAIEKIRLYSYPGSSQVPLMIEFKPPGNGGSKWYYSANPMVLTG; encoded by the coding sequence atgagtgcTGGAGTGTTAACGTTGAatgtagatggaaaatgtggaaaagaATGTAATTGTACAGGTGGTCAAAGCATAGCCAAATTAAAGGTTAGTAAGGAGCCAGACACCCCTGTAAAGGGTTTTACCAAATGTATGCACTATCTTGAAGGTGGAAGTACATTTAAGCTAAATAAGACACTCGCCGGTGATGGAGGTACTATAAGCGCAACTGTAGGATCTCCAGACGCACCCATACCCAATGTTACGGAAGTCTCTAtttactactgggatggAGCACCAGATAGACCTATCCTCATTGGTATTACCAAAAAGAGTAGTAGTGGTAAACCCACATTCTATGGCAAGAATGGCACTGGAGGACACCTATCTTGGTTGGCTGGTCAAGTTAGGGACCTGGAAGAACAACAAGCCCTAGATAAACAAAACTGCTATAACAATGACGCCATTCCATTTAATATAAAGGATTCACGTACAGGTGATTTCGAAGAGTCTAAAACCACTTGCATGCAGAAGAGCagaaaaataaaatctACTACCTCTCTACCCGATCCCCCTCCCGGGAGTGAATATGCAGTTACTTCTTTCAGGATTACCGATACTAGTGGCAAAGATAAGGAGACAAAGATCTCTAGAGTTACATATAGGAGCAAACCCACTGATATTCCTCCTATTAGTGAGGCAATTGAGAAAATAAGACTTTATTCATATCCTGGTAGTAGTCAAGTACCACTTATGATTGAGTTCAAGCCACCTGGTAATGGAGGGTCAAAGTGGTATTATAGTGCAAATCCAATGGTACTAACTGGTTAG
- a CDS encoding hypothetical protein (encoded by transcript BEWA_029940A) produces the protein MAYRHSITDGRLAGIYYNNTGGQRRRKNLSGLRFPMDAVQNVYAFYCAGDGPSLIYVDSQSPMAKGWYKKELGTDTWRWTYAGIKSYDLNNELMCDEWMKLKITLEGCGCGGLPECSGHTMSLEQLKKELEKEEREQEKLRRVMTSAAAQPQLQEQTLPPAPVRPPQDSASSDGSRRDVSPVHSTISFTSSSQQDDTGIPHEVTIDINKRSVIGQTIYGGNASTVYITPNSTTLDGFTEYIHKAYDRKGDCFTVKEFKYRGEKTNNIPKTSKVTSVSVCYWAALETRNQDTSRPLLVKITQRNPGEIQVKEIYYDNVSSKLDDNTQWRLWTEFSPKPDELRDRLTSLNCSLNYVVNIDVSRTRGNYCGHLKAHIPGRVKVENVDDHGGLGNYKAYKHELNTNSGNTFHISALKYGNGKILTGVPTPVLDVSSVTVYFCARDTRSGGIAQNPLMIYIDSAKLGKESKWFQKPDKDTDPWKSVELLPENDRAYDKIVGILDTLSSPCKLADVTIDIYQRGTSSARIFYPHSYSVSNRILVTGVGGSPPGFTEYKHTDNSASKNTFTVSGFEYNKEKVKAGLSGGTSKVTGVSVYYWSPLEDPTRKGHPDKRGRPLLVKVVTKDLGGEEKSTYYENKGDPGNLNWMNVNDDLKGANLEVKLKLLNCKLNDAVTVDLSYTASYKGNWYCCADHNSKDKKIYFREVQVSCKHKSPSISAYRHFIGVGATLAGIKYHEGDKVKNITLTGQRFPMDGVESISVFYCGEVPKLIYLEGGVSTVSNKWFKRDSSDAPWEEVRSLNIIPDKLTKTINCNKYNQVVNVLKHFVGCSNYQECNKPKENGPKPLLKAAPQPAHHTTSETSTPLTAPSVTTPEPTAEERDPEAKALAEIPIAATTSLWLTFGAPSATLTGAGGLTGLGWWAFKRSKGDPWVRQI, from the coding sequence ATGGCTTATAGACACTCCATTACTGATGGACGTCTCGCAGGTATCTATTACAATAATACTGGTGGTCAAAGGAGAAGGAAAAATCTTTCAGGATTACGGTTCCCTATGGATGCTGTACAAAATGTATATGCGTTCTATTGCGCAGGGGATGGACCCTCACTAATTTACGTTGACAGCCAAAGCCCTATGGCCAAAGGTTGGTACAAGAAAGAACTGGGTACCGATACCTGGAGATGGACATACGCTGGTATAAAATCTTACGACTTAAATAATGAACTAATGTGCgatgaatggatgaaaCTTAAGATAACACTGGAAGGTTGTGGTTGTGGTGGACTGCCAGAATGTTCAGGTCATACCATGTCTCTAGAACAACTAAAAAAAGAACTcgaaaaggaagagagagAACAGGAAAAACTAAGGCGGGTGATGACTAGTGCCGCAGCACAACCTCAACTACAAGAACAAACTCTTCCTCCTGCACCTGTAAGACCCCCTCAAGATAGTGCAAGCTCTGATGGTTCTAGAAGAGATGTGTCCCCTGTGCATTCTACTATCAGTTTTACTTCATCATCTCAACAAGACGATACTGGAATTCCACATGAAGTaactatagacattaatAAGAGATCAGTAATTGGGCAGACTATTTATGGAGGTAACGCTTCGACTGTATACATAACTCCAAATTCTACTACTCTAGATGGTTTTACCGAATATATTCATAAGGCATATGATAGAAAAGGCGATTGTTTCACTGTTAAAGAGTTCAAATATAGAGGTGAAAAGACTAATAATATACCCAAAACCTCCAAGGTAACCTCAGTTTCTGTTTGCTACTGGGCTGCTCTAGAGACTCGTAATCAGGATACTAGTAGACCTCTTCTAGTAAAAATTACTCAGCGGAATCCTGGGGAAATACAGGTTAAGGAAATTTACTATGATAACGTTAGTTCTAAGCTTGATGACAATACGCAATGGAGGTTGTGGACagaattttctccaaaaCCGGATGAGCTAAGAGATAGACTCACTAGTCTAAACTGCAGTTTGAACTACGTGGTGAACATAGATGTTAGCAGGACACGTGGGAACTATTGTGGTCATCTTAAGGCTCATATTCCCGGAAGAGTTAAGGTTGAAAATGTAGATGATCATGGTGGCCTTGGAAACTACAAAGCTTATAAGCATGAACTGAATACTAACTCAGGGAACACATTCCATATAtctgcattaaaatatggaaatggCAAAATACTTACTGGCGTACCAACACCTGTTCTTGATGTCTCTTCTGTTACGGTGTACTTCTGTGCTAGAGATACTCGTAGTGGAGGTATTGCACAGAATCCTCTTATGATATACATAGACTCTGCAAAACTTGGAAAAGAGAGTAAGTGGTTTCAAAAGCCTGATAAGGATACTGATCCTTGGAAGTCAGTGGAGCTCCTTCCAGAGAATGATAGGGCTTACGATAAGATAGTTGGCATTCTTGATACCCTGTCTAGTCCTTGTAAACTTGCAGATGTTACCATAGATATTTATCAGAGAGGGACTTCTTCTGCGCGAATATTTTACCCACATAGTTATAGTGTGTCTAACAGGATTCTTGTAACGGGTGTTGGAGGTAGTCCACCTGGTTTTACTGAGTACAAACACACTGATAACAGTGCATCAAAAAATACCTTCACTGTATCAGGGTTTGAATACAATAAGGAAAAGGTTAAAGCTGGTTTGAGTGGAGGTACGAGTAAAGTTACTGGTGTTTCAGTCTATTATTGGTCTCCTTTGGAAGATCCTACCAGGAAGGGTCATCCAGATAAGAGAGGTAGGCCTCTTCTTGTCAAGGTGGTTACTAAGGATCTAGGTGGAGAAGAGAAGAGTACTtattatgagaataaaGGTGATCCGGGTAATTTGAATTGGATGAATGTGAATGATGATCTTAAGGGTGCTAATCTGGAGGTAAAGCTTAAACTTTTAAACTGCAAACTCAATGATGCAGTTACGGTGGATCTCTCTTACACCGCATCTTATAAAGGTAACTGGTATTGTTGTGCTGACCATAATAGTAAGGATAAAAAGATCTACTTCAGGGAGGTACAAGTTTCCTGTAAACATAAATCACCGTCCATTTCAGCTTATAGACACTTTATTGGCGTTGGAGCCACACTAGCAGGTATAAAATACCATGAAGGTGATAAAGTGAAGAACATTACTTTAACTGGACAGAGATTCCCTATGGATGGTGTAGAAAGTATCTCTGTATTCTACTGTGGAGAAGTTCCAAAACTGATATATCTCGAGGGTGGAGTTTCTACTGTTAGTAATAAGTGGTTTAAGAGGGATTCTAGTGATGCTCCTTGGGAAGAAGTAAGAAGCCTCAACATAATACCAGATAAGTTAACTAAAACTATAAACTGTAACAAATATAACCAAGTTGTGAATGTACTGAAACACTTTGTTGGATGTAGCAACTATCAAGAATGTAACAAACCCAAAGAGAATGGTCCTAAACCCTTACTTAAAGCTGCTCCTCAACCTGCTCATCATACTACTTCTGAAACTTCTACTCCTCTCACTGCTCCTTCTGTTACTACTCCTGAACCTACTGCTGAAGAACGTGATCCTGAAGCTAAAGCTCTCGCTGAAATTCCTATTGCTGCTACTACTAGTCTATGGTTAACCTTTGGAGCACCCTCTGCTACTCTTaccggagctggtggtcttactggacttggttggtgggcatttaaacgttctaaaggagacccttgggttagacagatttag
- a CDS encoding U2 small nuclear ribonucleoprotein A, putative (encoded by transcript BEWA_029950A): MDEYSHRLPLWINNSYSLLLKLNNSFAIPSNITLHLHLQILAGNRISKIDKDITESLPNLSSLVLTGNLIAKISDLEPLFRSKTLERLTLLDNHVTAVPHFREYIIYKIPTLRYLNFLKVKEKERLEAAQLFNSPDAAKVFAEMGYELDEEME; this comes from the exons atggatGAATATTCTCATAGACTACCTTTATGGATAAATAACTCATACTCCCTCTTGCTCAAACTCAATAACTCCTTCGCTATTCCTTCAAATATCACTCTTCATTTACACTTACAGATTTTGGCCGGAAATCGCATTAGTAAAATCGACAAGGACATTACAGAATCACTTCCAAATCTTTCATCGCTCGTTTTAACTGGGAATTTAATCGCTAAGATCTCGGACTTGGAACCTCTCTTTAGGT CAAAGACACTAGAGAGACTCACACTCTTGGACAATCACGTTACGGCAGTACCGCACTTTAGGGAGTACATTATCTACAAGATACCGACGTTGCGTTACCTAAACTTTCTCAAGGTCAAGGAGAAGGAACGTCTGGAGGCCGCACAGCTATTCAACTCCCCAGATGCCGCAAAGGTATTCGCAGAGATGGGATATGAGCTCGACGAGGAAATGGAATAA
- a CDS encoding signal peptide-containing protein (encoded by transcript BEWA_029960A) → MFPFLSLLFILAHSFLLHISFSLAFRQRSFCFTGSLKNHIHSNALRSEPTDSRSQLARLANDINPKIDCSRNKPPAIYHYEDLLSDYRIDKFKPLKDVTHFTSLPYVEIEHQDKGKLIRFRDGRDIVAFYANKLNALLSNFTEWSKAFSEDKIKPLDNYNPLASDTYYAVVYYCAWQSESIALVRAIRQLLGRWRWIRDPPIRRNEPEPTLDEILEKVEKMKKMHEEHELAFRTAREQGLPDPPEPIFSPAEQVTFNMRIPNLNITKRILEHASNAYKSKWWMPKFAKIAYNRLFDKGFSELYNTSLKRVLTADDRMKYKLRECDASTGDPATRPGSKKAKPKPININFIMVRLANSLMLANSRRGLMKQKKMVLAHEKEVRFNEIILDILIKQEAYYKSMPLVQLFKCANPIQNIPSVVPAKTHEKMPFDEPTFYRHNPFDIAEKLTYGLPPLRKFTHLAIADDFEHVGNIMDLATLDVAKSVDDVFTPVVDLPNTNFIQRYKGIKRDGRICAGLDPVLYALSMMYRFHLKKIIDARPVPAEYYYMNP, encoded by the coding sequence atgtttccatttttatcccTTTTATTCATCCTAGCTCACTCGTTTCTTTTGCACatttcattctctttggCATTCCGTCAGAGGAGCTTCTGTTTCACTGGAAGTTTGAAGAATCACATTCACAGCAATGCTTTACGCAGTGAGCCGACGGACAGTCGCAGTCAACTCGCTAGACTCGCAAACGACATCAATCCAAAGATCGACTGTTCCAGGAATAAGCCGCCGGCGATTTACCATTACGAAGATCTGCTAAGCGACTACAGAATAGACAAGTTCAAGCCTCTGAAGGACGTCACTCACTTTACATCGCTCCCGTACGTTGAGATTGAGCACCAAGACAAGGGCAAGTTGATCAGATTTAGAGATGGAAGGGACATTGTGGCGTTTTACGCCAACAAGTTGAATGCACTGCTATCCAACTTTACAGAGTGGTCCAAGGCGTTTTCGGAGGACAAGATCAAGCCTCTGGACAATTACAATCCCCTGGCAAGTGACACTTACTACGCAGTTGTTTACTACTGCGCATGGCAGAGCGAGTCCATTGCACTCGTCAGAGCGATAAGGCAACTGCTAGGAAGATGGAGATGGATCAGGGATCCTCCAATCAGGCGTAACGAGCCTGAACCGACCTTGGATGAGATTCTGGAAAAGgtggaaaagatgaaaaagaTGCATGAGGAGCATGAATTGGCGTTCAGGACCGCGAGAGAACAAGGCCTTCCGGATCCGCCGGAACCCATTTTTTCACCGGCTGAGCAGGTGACCTTTAACATGCGCATACCGAATTTGAACATCACCAAGAGGATCCTGGAGCACGCATCCAACGCCTACAAGTCAAAGTGGTGGATGCCAAAGTTTGCAAAGATTGCCTACAATCGTCTGTTTGACAAGGGGTTTTCTGAGCTCTATAACACGAGTTTAAAGAGGGTCCTCACTGCGGATGACAGGATGAAGTACAAGCTCCGGGAATGCGACGCCTCTACCGGTGACCCAGCGACTAGACCTGGTTCCAAGAAGGCGAAACCAAAGCCgataaacataaatttCATCATGGTCCGCTTGGCGAATTCGCTCATGTTGGCGAATTCACGCAGGGGTCTCATGAAGCAAAAGAAGATGGTCCTCGCGCACGAAAAGGAGGTCCGATTTAATGAGATTATCCTGGATATTTTAATCAAACAGGAGGCGTACTATAAGAGTATGCCTTTGGTGCAACTTTTCAAGTGTGCGAATCCCATCCAGAACATTCCGTCTGTTGTTCCGGCAAAGACACATGAGAAGATGCCGTTTGACGAACCGACGTTTTACAGACACAACCCATTTGATATCGCAGAAAAGCTCACATATGGCCTCCCACCCCTTCGGAAATTCACTCACTTGGCCATCGCAGACGATTTTGAACATGTAGGCAATATCATGGACTTGGCTACACTGGACGTTGCCAAGTCCGTAGACGACGTATTCACGCCAGTTGTAGATTTACcaaatacaaactttatTCAAAGGTATAAAGGGATCAAAAGGGACGGCCGAATTTGTGCAGGACTTGACCCTGTGCTTTACGCGCTCTCCATGATGTACAGGTTCCATCTCAAGAAGATTATCGATGCAAGACCCGTACCTGCAGAATATTATTACATGAACCCATAA
- a CDS encoding hypothetical protein (encoded by transcript BEWA_029970A): MDAKKVIVYFCNSEVTAGKTADNPLLIYLPDVSGKQWFRKPDGDSINIWSSVSDVSLKDDTNNKSIVNFLDTIESVCQPPKVTINIYNRPDSGIIYTTYDCCNSSKKSQIINVNRNHHRRGILNGFTEYTHRSQERASNYFTVKEFKYNTQSITEGLRGMYKVTSVSVYYWTILEAPTRKGPPDERGRPLLIKVVVYEPGKHLEEKWYENNSENYNTKWNKVGDDAALNLSSDKTKLKYKLDILNCKLNNAVVINVSKKPDPPGTGTKTYDACEENTLDPSHGTHKMEVEDTPVGKLGSYECYTHTLKDSSSGPFHVVSFKNGSHIITFDGPGTPTLPILDVKEVKVYICKEDEKPLLLFYKTGSYHHWYKNNGPKDPAGKWEKVKDTPDSPQDHEQIIEEIHMY, from the exons ATGGATGCTAAAAAGGTCATTGTTTATTTTTGCAATAGTGAAGTAACTGCCGGTAAAACCGCAGACAACCCCCTCCTTATCTACCTACCAGATGTCAGTGGGAAACAGTGGTTTAGGAAACCAGATGGTGATAGTATTAATATATGGAGTTCAGTTTCTGATGTTAGTCTTAAAGATGATACGAACAATAAAAGCATAGTAAACTTCTTGGATACTATTGAAAGTGTCTGTCAACCACCGAAAGTAACTATAAACATCTATAATAGGCCAGATAGTGGAATAATCTATACCACTTATGATTGTTGTAATTCATCtaaaaaatcgcaaattataaatgtaaatagGAATCACCACCGTAGGGGTATTTTGAATGGCTTTACTGAATACACTCACAGATCACAGGAAAGAGCGAGCAATTATTTCACTGTTAAAGAGTTTAAATACAATACTCAATCTATCACAGAAGGGTTACGAGGAATGTATAAAGTCACATCGGTAtctgtctactactggactatTTTGGAAGCTCCTACTAGGAAGGGTCCTCCAGATGAGAGAGGCAGACCTCTTCTTATTAAAGTGGTCGTTTATGAACCTGGTAAACACCTTGAGGAGAAatggtatgaaaataataGTGAAAATTATAATACCAAATGGAATAAGGTTGGTGATGATGCAGCTCTCAACCTTTCCTCCGATAAAACTAAGCTAAAATATAAGTTGGACATCCTAAACTGTAAACTCAATAATGCGGTTGTCATAAATGTAAGTAAGAAACCAGATCCCCCTGGTACAGGTACTAAGACTTATGATGCTTGTGAGGAAAACACCTTGGATCCTTCTCACGGTACTCATAAAATGGAAGTTGAGGATACTCCTGTGGGTAAACTTGGAAGTTATGAATGTTACACTCACACTCTAAAGGATTCATCCAGTGGACCGTTTCATGTAGTATCTTTTAAGAATGGATCTCATATAATAACCTTCGATGGACCGGGAACTCCCACTCTACCCATTTTGGATGTGAAGGAAGTTAAAGTATACATCTGTAAGGAAGATGAGAAGCCCCTTCTCTTGTTCTACAAAACTGGGAGTTATCATCACTGGTATAAGAATAATGGTCCTAAGGATCCTGCTGGTAAATGGGAAAAGGTTAAAGACactccagattctccacAAGACCACGAACAGATCATTGAA gagatccatATGTACTGA
- a CDS encoding hypothetical protein (encoded by transcript BEWA_029980A), translating to MQTAASEISTSRAETIKGVTNPTLISTSDVADNRSTLSLVEGQCLPESNQKIFSKWVRACDHTESKQGNILPLKKQQKHDDNGRIGPKLIVKQTGTTYRASFQTDDKEFNNDILGTRRLYYNLADVRWRLVKLPSVDGG from the exons ATGCAAACTGCAGCGAgtgaaatctcaacttcacgagctgaaacgataaaaggtgtcacaaatccaacattaatatcaacaagtgatgtagctgacaacaggtctacgttatccctcgttgaagggcaatgcctacctgaatctaatcaaaaaatcttttctaaatgggtacgagcttgcgatcatacagagagtaaacagggaaacatattgcctcttaaaaagcaacaaaaacatgatgataatggaagaataggacCCAAACTaatcgttaaacaaactggtacaacctaccgtgcatcattccaaactgacgacaaagagttcaacaatgacatacttggcactagaagactttattataatctagctgacgtaag gtggcgacttgtaaaactacccagtgtagacgggggataa